The Pseudomonas asiatica genome has a segment encoding these proteins:
- a CDS encoding ABC transporter permease: protein MRADARSGGWYHRAVVYLLFLILLLPLAGTLLYSLATSWSASLLPSGLTFKWYIALWSEPRFLAAFGQSLLVCVGALLLSVVLILPLLFVVHYHFPRLDALMNILILLPFAVPPVVSSVGLLQLYGSGPMAMVGTPWILIGCYFTIALPFMYRAITNNLQAINLRDLMDAAQLLGASTWQAALLVVLPNLRKGLMVALLLSFSFLFGEFVFANLLVGTRYETLQVYLNNMRNSSGHFNSALVISYFAFVLVLTWVANRLNKDKT from the coding sequence ATGCGCGCTGACGCCCGTTCCGGCGGCTGGTACCACCGCGCCGTGGTCTACCTGCTGTTCCTCATCCTGCTGCTGCCGCTGGCCGGCACCCTGCTCTACTCGCTGGCCACCAGTTGGTCGGCCAGCCTGCTGCCCAGCGGCCTGACCTTCAAGTGGTACATCGCGCTGTGGAGCGAGCCGCGATTCCTGGCTGCCTTCGGCCAGTCGCTGCTGGTGTGCGTGGGCGCGCTGCTGCTGTCGGTGGTGCTGATCCTGCCGCTGCTGTTCGTGGTGCACTACCACTTCCCCAGGCTCGACGCACTGATGAACATCCTTATCCTGCTGCCGTTCGCGGTGCCGCCGGTGGTGTCGTCGGTGGGGCTGCTGCAGCTGTATGGCAGCGGGCCCATGGCCATGGTCGGCACGCCGTGGATCCTGATCGGCTGCTACTTCACCATTGCCCTGCCGTTCATGTACCGGGCCATCACCAACAACCTGCAGGCGATCAACCTGCGCGACCTGATGGACGCCGCCCAGCTGCTGGGTGCCAGCACCTGGCAGGCGGCGCTGCTGGTAGTGCTGCCGAACCTGCGCAAGGGCCTGATGGTGGCTCTGCTGCTGTCGTTCTCGTTCCTGTTTGGCGAGTTCGTGTTCGCCAACCTGCTGGTCGGCACCCGCTACGAGACCCTCCAGGTGTACCTGAACAACATGCGCAACAGCAGCGGCCACTTCAACAGCGCGCTGGTGATCTCGTACTTCGCCTTCGTGCTGGTACTGACCTGGGTCGCCAACCGCCTGAACAAGGACAAGACCTGA
- a CDS encoding ABC transporter permease, which yields MTTPKSSSARGRYLALLCLLPFAVFFVIFQIAPLAWVAINSLQSEAGWGVDNFSKVFASKFYLQALQRSLEISFWSSLFGIVIATLGAYSLRQVDSKLRDFVSAFANMTSNFAGVPLAFAFIILLGFNGALTLLLKQVGLLEDFSIYSKSGLILVYTYFQIPLGVLLLYPAFDALREDWRESAALLGANHWQFWRHIGLPVLTPALLGTFVILLANALGAYATVYALTTGNFNVLPIRIAGLVAGDISLDPNLASALAMVLVGLMTLVTVVHQWLLKRSYHAR from the coding sequence GTGACCACACCCAAGAGCAGCAGCGCCCGTGGCCGCTACCTGGCCCTGCTCTGCCTGCTACCGTTCGCCGTGTTCTTCGTCATCTTCCAGATCGCCCCGCTGGCCTGGGTGGCGATCAACAGCCTGCAATCGGAAGCAGGTTGGGGCGTGGACAACTTCAGCAAGGTATTCGCCTCGAAGTTCTACCTGCAGGCCCTGCAACGCAGCCTGGAGATCAGCTTCTGGTCGAGCCTTTTCGGCATCGTCATCGCCACTCTCGGCGCCTATTCGCTGCGCCAGGTGGACTCGAAGCTGCGCGACTTCGTCAGCGCCTTCGCCAACATGACCAGCAACTTCGCCGGGGTGCCGCTGGCCTTCGCCTTCATCATCCTGCTCGGTTTCAACGGCGCGCTGACCCTGCTGCTGAAGCAGGTCGGCCTGCTGGAGGACTTCAGCATCTATTCCAAGAGCGGGCTGATCCTGGTGTACACCTACTTCCAGATCCCACTTGGCGTGTTGTTGCTGTACCCCGCGTTCGACGCCCTGCGTGAAGACTGGCGCGAGTCGGCCGCGCTGCTGGGCGCCAACCACTGGCAATTCTGGCGGCACATCGGCCTGCCGGTGCTGACCCCGGCACTGTTGGGCACCTTCGTCATCCTGTTGGCCAACGCGCTCGGTGCCTATGCCACCGTGTACGCGCTGACCACCGGCAACTTCAACGTACTGCCGATCCGCATCGCCGGCCTGGTGGCCGGTGACATCAGCCTCGATCCCAACCTGGCCAGCGCCCTGGCGATGGTTTTGGTGGGGCTGATGACGCTGGTCACGGTGGTGCATCAATGGCTGCTGAAAAGGAGCTACCATGCGCGCTGA
- a CDS encoding alkaline phosphatase family protein → MQHNVILVLLDGLNYQVAHHAMGHLHAYVEADRAALYRVECELPSLSRPLYECILTGVPPIDSGIVHNNVNRLSNQRSVFHYAREANLGTAAAAYHWMSELYNRSPFDPQRDRHTHAPKLPIQHGLFYWDDRYPDSHLLADGEYLRRRHAPNFLLVHPMSIDDVGHHHGLDSSQYRNAARSADILLADYLPGWLEEGYQVLVTADHGMNNDRSHNGLLTEEREVPLFVFGDAFSLDPAAKPLQTELCGTICELLGAPHDKSVCRELLK, encoded by the coding sequence ATGCAACACAACGTCATCCTGGTCCTGCTCGACGGCCTCAACTACCAGGTCGCGCATCACGCCATGGGCCACCTGCACGCCTACGTCGAGGCCGACCGTGCCGCGCTGTACCGCGTGGAATGCGAACTGCCGTCGCTGTCGCGGCCGCTGTACGAGTGCATCCTCACCGGTGTACCGCCGATCGACAGCGGCATCGTGCACAACAACGTCAACCGTCTGTCCAACCAGCGCAGCGTGTTCCACTACGCCCGCGAGGCCAACCTGGGTACTGCGGCTGCGGCCTATCACTGGATGAGCGAGCTGTACAACCGCTCGCCCTTCGACCCGCAGCGCGACCGCCATACCCACGCACCGAAACTGCCGATCCAGCACGGGCTGTTCTACTGGGACGACCGTTACCCCGATTCGCACCTGCTGGCCGATGGCGAATACCTGCGCCGCCGCCACGCCCCCAACTTCCTGCTGGTGCACCCGATGAGCATCGACGATGTCGGCCATCATCACGGCCTGGACAGCAGCCAGTACCGCAACGCCGCGCGCAGCGCCGACATCCTGCTGGCCGACTACCTGCCAGGCTGGCTCGAAGAGGGCTACCAGGTACTGGTCACCGCCGACCACGGCATGAACAACGACCGCTCGCACAATGGCCTGCTGACCGAGGAGCGCGAAGTGCCACTGTTCGTCTTCGGCGATGCCTTCAGCCTCGACCCTGCGGCCAAACCGCTGCAGACCGAACTGTGCGGGACCATCTGCGAGCTGCTCGGCGCACCGCATGACAAGAGCGTCTGCCGGGAGCTGCTGAAGTGA